A genomic region of Caenorhabditis elegans chromosome V contains the following coding sequences:
- the srsx-17 gene encoding G-protein coupled receptors family 1 profile domain-containing protein (Partially confirmed by transcript evidence) — translation MSLNYQDLTLALQLYTVVLCVIGLFGNVNLIIATCRHKSLRTKMGCLIMISTIAHTICLVSELICVKLKLRFTQTHRDECFRSVIVYMFAVLFQSTLFLMMAIDLFLAVIMPIRHKLWRRGPYLFALCIPPMLFSCFALFIEEIYINHDDLLICTVTLAAPPAVRFWGTLITISTIFLAVSLIFVTAFKVHINERESARRILRHSNSITSNTKCSDSKLLKSLSTLMFVFVCSWSLSILLSHVSLYFTKNVAYEIQKYNILLSLPTFCQNFFVTGLRSPRYAKAYAEQLSFLPFVSQRVSQFRQNSSVKSAFV, via the exons ATGTCACTCAATTATCAAGACTTGACACTTGCTCTTCAGTTGTACACTGTTGTCCTTTGTGTCATCGGGCTATTTGGCAATGTCAATTTAATTATAGCAACATGTCGTCATAAGTCTTTACGCACAAAAATGG GATGCCTGATCATGATATCTACAATTGCCCATACAATATGTTTGGTTTCAGAGCTTATTTGTGTAAAGTTGAAACTGAG attcacCCAAACGCATCGGGACGAATGTTTTCGTTCTGTTATTGTTTACATGTTCGCCGTTCTTTTTCAATCAACTCTGTTTTTGATGATGGCAATTGATCTCTTTTTAGCAGTTATTATGCCAATACG acacaaACTCTGGCGTCGTGGTCCATATTTGTTTGCTCTCTGCATTCCGCCAATGTTGTTCTCCTGTTTTGCTCTTTTTATAGAAGAAATCTACATCAATCACGACGATTTGCTCATCTGCACGGTGACTCTTG ctgCTCCACCTGCAGTCCGGTTTTGGGGTACGCTCATCACAATTTCAACAATATTTCTGGCCGTTTCACTAATTTTCGTAACAGCCTTTAAAGTTCATATTAACG AACGAGAATCAGCACGAAGGATACTAAGACACTCGAACAGTATTACAAGCAATACAAAATGTTCAGATTCAAAATTGCTCAAGTCATTGTCAACTCTGATGTTTGTGTTTGTGTGCTCGTGGAGTTTATCCATTTTGTTATCACACGTTTCattatattttacaaaaaatgtcgcgtatgaaattcaaaagtacaat ATCCTCCTCTCCCTTCCAACATtctgccaaaacttttttgtaaccGGTCTTCGATCTCCACGATACGCTAAAGCCTATGCAGAACAACTCTCATTTCTTCCTTTTGTCAGTCAACGGGTCTCCCAGTTCCGGCAGAATTCTTCTGTAAAATCTgcatttgtttga
- the galt-1 gene encoding Beta-1,4-galactosyltransferase galt-1 (Confirmed by transcript evidence), producing MPRITASKIVLLIALSFCITVIYHFPIATRSSKEYDEYGNEYENVASIESDIKNVRRLLDEVPDPSQNRLQFLKLDEHAFAFSAYTDDRNGNMGYKYVRVLMFITSQDNFSCEINGRKSTDVSLYEFSENHKMKWQMFILNCKLPDGIDFNNVSSVKVIRSTTKQFVDVPIRYRIQDEKIITPDEYDYKMSICVPALFGNGYDAKRIVEFIELNTLQGIEKIYIYTNQKELDGSMKKTLKYYSDNHKITLIDYTLPFREDGVWYHGQLATVTDCLLRNTGITKYTFFNDFDEFFVPVIKSRTLFETISGLFEDPTIGSQRTALKYINAKIKSAPYSLKNIVSEKRIETRFTKCVVRPEMVFEQGIHHTSRVIQDNYKTVSHGGSLLRVYHYKDKKYCCEDESLLKKRHGDQLREKFDSVVGLLDL from the exons ATGCCTCGAATCACCGCCAGTAAAATAGTTCTTCTAATTGCATTATCATTTTGTATTACTGTTATTTATCACTTTCCAATAGCAACGAGAAGCAGTAAGGAGTACGATGAATATGGAAATGAATA TGAAAACGTTGCATCGATAGAGTCGGATATAAAAAATGTACGTCGATTACTTGACGAGGTACCGGATCCCTCACAAAACCGTCTACAATTCCTGAAACTTGATGAGCATGCTTTTGCATTCTCGGCCTACACAGACGATCGAAATGGAAATATGGGGTACAAATATGTCCGAGTCCTGATGTTTATCACGTCACAAGACAACTTTTCCTGTGAAATAAACGGGAGAAAGTCCACAGATGTATCACTTTACGAGTTCTcggaaaatcacaaaatgaagtggcaaatgtttattttgaattgtAAACTACCCGATGGTATAGATTTCAATAATGTTAGCTCTGTAAag GTCATAAGAAGCACAACCAAGCAGTTTGTTGATGTGCCGATTCGGTATAGAATTCAAGATGAGAAAATAATTACGCCAGACGAATATGACTATAAAATGTCAATTTGTGTTCCAGCATTGTTTGGAAATGGATATGATGCAAAGCGAATTGTTGAG TTTATTGAGCTGAATACTTTGCAAGGAATCGAGAAAATATACATTTACACTAATCAAAAAGAGCTTGATGGATCCATGAAGAAAACGTTGAAATACTATTCGGATAATCA CAAAATAACATTAATTGATTACACATTACCATTCAGAGAGGATGGTGTTTGGTATCACGGGCAATTGGCAACTGTTACTG ATTGTTTACTGAGAAACACTGGAATCacaaaatacacatttttcaatgattttgatGAGTTCTTCGTCCCCGTTATCAAAAGTCGGACTCTCTTTGAAACAATCAGTGGGCTTTTTGAAGATCCCACTATTGGATCGCAACGAACAGCTTTGAAGTATATAAATGCAAA AATCAAGAGCGCTCCgtattcactgaaaaatattgtttccgAAAAACGAATTGAAACAAGATTCACGAAATGTGTAGTTCGACCGGAAATGGTTTTTGAACAG gGTATTCATCATACGAGTAGAGTGATTCAAGACAACTATAAAACGGTTTCCCATGGCGGATCCCTTCTACGGGTTTATCATTACAAGGATAAAAAGTATTGTTGCGAAGACGAGAGCCTCTTGAAAAAACGGCATGGAGATCAACTTCGGGAAAAATTCGATTCAGTTGTTGGTCTTTTAGACTTGTAG
- the srsx-18 gene encoding G-protein coupled receptors family 1 profile domain-containing protein (Partially confirmed by transcript evidence) codes for MPLYFKMLPFLQTYTVVVCCIGLFGNINLIVATCRYKSLRTKLGCLIMISTISHTICLVSELISVKLKLRFTQTHRDECFRFVVVYMFAVLFQSTLFLMMAIDLLLAVIMPIRHKLWQRGPYLLILCTPPVIFSTFAIFIEQLYINHENLLMCTVSLAAPRKVRFWGTIITFSTVLLAVALILVTAVKVHINEQSSSSPFIRHSSTSTKTSRSSEVKLLKSLATLIFFFICSWTMSVILFHVAMYFDSSIGYQFHKYTFILQLPTFCQNFFVTALRSPRYARVYREQLSFLPCCRQRNCLPKKSMTGPSS; via the exons atgcCCCTCTACTTCAAAATGCTTCCATTTTTACAAACTTATACTGTTGTTGTCTGTTGCATTGGATTATTTGGAAACATTAATTTGATAGTTGCCACGTGTAGATACAAATCTTTGAGGACTAAATTAG GTTGCTTGATCATGATATCGACAATTTCGCATACAATATGTCTGGTTTCGGAACTGATTTCTGTGAAGCTTAAACTGAG ATTTACACAAACCCATCGGGACGAATGCTTTCGATTTGTGGTCGTCTATATGTTTGCAGTTCTCTTCCAGTCAACACTGTTCTTGATGATGGCTATTGACCTACTTCTTGCTGTTATAATGCCTATAAG acacAAGCTTTGGCAGCGAGGGCCATATCTTCTGATACTCTGTACGCCTCCAGTGATATTTTCTACCtttgcaattttcattgaGCAACTTTACATAAATCACGAGAATTTACTCATGTGCACCGTATCTCTTG CTGCTCCAAGGAAAGTTCGATTTTGGGGCACTATAATCACATTTTCAACGGTTTTATTGGCAGTTGCATTGATACTTGTCACAGCTGTAAAGGTGCATATTAacg aacaatcaTCTTCATCTCCGTTCATTCGACATTCAAGTACTTCAACCAAAACATCAAGAAGCTCAGAAGTAAAACTTCTGAAATCGCTTGCCACTTTGATATTCTTTTTCATATGTTCATGGACAATGTCAGTAATTTTATTCCATGTGGCAATGTATTTCGATAGCTCCATTGGATATCAATTTCATAAATACACA TTTATACTCCAACTACCaacattttgccaaaacttttttgtcacAGCGCTCAGATCTCCTCGGTATGCACGAGTATATCGAGAGCAATTATCATTTTTGCCATGTTGTAGACAAAGGAAttgtttaccaaaaaaatcaatgactGGTCCAAGTTCGTAa
- the M03F8.5 gene encoding Glycosyltransferase family 92 protein (Confirmed by transcript evidence) yields MLRRRTISALIQIVLITSLICLFYIVSQSHLNFKPNLKLEFRNFSEPHRQAHLFDNYCKFAWTDPMDSTLKKRLKFPKHASCEKYNIDLFKRYPATGEFSMKLKSYKNNLECVAQVLKGGLRPEAHTFKLGRTQNFSPKLNKRFWINADNFLITCFSKQLVIYRKQFMGLNMQEKLPLVVDGSFVIPEPDYTFHGEKSTRFSISILGLDSTSRAQFGRNMKKTSGLLDRLGSVVFNAYNKVGDNSAVNMLPIFANELQETESMSLIDETGDVNINKILPSKTPLNPDTIQWIWKQLPPEYITMYNDDIMHTSRGLFHYPPDNFLGGFSKPPAKFYYRPYYNHLYTQMNNWWRKCLDGQLLAEVFIDSWFRFERVFGKLPHFGFTFISSLTHDDPNNLNLLDNTLYHRLEYLNLIFKK; encoded by the exons atgcttCGGCGGCGGACAATTTCAGCATTAATTCAg ATCGTCCTTATCACTAGTCTCATATGCCTATTCTATATTGTTTCGCAGTCTCatctaaatttcaaaccaaatttaaaacttgaatttcggAACTTCTCGGAGCCCCATAGGCAGGCCCATTTATTTGACAACTACTGTAAATTTGCTTGGACAGATCCAATGGATTCAACTTTGAAG aaacgatTGAAATTCCCGAAACATGCGAGCTGTGAAAAGTATAACATCGATCTTTTCAAACGATACCCAGCTACTGGAGAGTTCTCAATGaagttaaaaagttacaaaaataaCTTGGAATGTGTTGCTCAAGTGCTCAAAGGTGGACTACGGCCGGAAGCTCATACTTTTAAACTTGGAAGAACACAAAAT TTCAGTCCAAAACTAAACAAGCGATTTTGGATCAATGCTGacaattttcttattacaTGTTTCTCCAAACAACTAGTGATCTATCGAAAGCAATTCATGGGACTGAATATGCAAGAAAAGTTACCTCTAGTTGTGGATGGATCATTTGTAATACCTGAACCTGATTATACTTTTCACggcgaaaaatcaacaagatTCTCTATTTCAATTCTAGGATTAGATTCAACATCCCGAGCTCAATTCGGGAGGAATATGAAAAAGACCAGTGGCCTCTTGGATCGTCTGGGAAGTGTTGTGTTTAATGCCTATAATAAG GTCGGCGATAACAGCGCAGTAAACATGCTTCCCATTTTTGCCAACGAACTCCAGGAAACCGAAAGCATGTCCTTAATCGACGAGACAGGAGACGTAAATATTAACAAAATCCTACCTTCAAAAACTCCATTAAACCCGGATACAATTCAATGGATATGGAAACAGCTGCCACCAGAATACATAACAATGTACAACGACGATATTATGCACACGTCACGGGGACTTTTTCATTATCCACCTGATAATTTTCTGGGTGGATTTTCGAAACCACCTGCAAAGTTCTATTATCGTCCTTACTACAACCATTTGTACACTCAAATGAATAATTGGTGGAGAAAATGTTTGGATGGACAGTTGTTAGCGGAAGTGTTCATTGACTCGTGGTTTCGATTCGAAcgagtttttggaaaacttccGCATTTTGGATTTACATTTATATCGAG tttgacCCATGATGACCCGAATAACCTAAATCTACTGGATAATACGTTGTATCACAGAttggaatatttaaatttaattttcaaaaaataa